One window from the genome of Eleginops maclovinus isolate JMC-PN-2008 ecotype Puerto Natales chromosome 15, JC_Emac_rtc_rv5, whole genome shotgun sequence encodes:
- the plg gene encoding plasminogen, whose protein sequence is MDLCKVAFLLGALICTVSGTEVDSYAKTEGAWILSAHKREYSANNVAECAAKCDAETAFTCRSFLYIQKDQNCWTAAANSKTETILRRSSAALYEKKEYLLECVNGVGKDYRGTKSRSKTGKVCQRWEAKYPHRPNFTPSEHRRADLESNFCRNPDGDSGGPWCYTTDANTRWEHCNVPNCTEECIHCSGENYRGKISTTENGYTCQHWDSQKPHNHGYIPSALPEKYLEENYCRNPDGDPKPWCFTTSPSKRWDFCSIPRCTSEPPTIVPELTCATGEGGSYRGTVAVTESGKTCQSWSTQTPQKHNRSPENYPCKGLDSNYCRNPDNERRPWCYTTDTETRWEYCTVPSCGDAAGPDEPVIPTEEEDCYVGDGTSYRGVTSETISGKRCQSWSAMTPHSHKKTPQIFPQADLRRNLCRNPDGDRAPWCYTTDPSVRWEYCNLEKCVANPSGAVNPLTPVNPEVPTPATTQKDCKIGNGDTYRGQTSFTVLGVTCQAWTAQSPHSHNSFTPQTHPTKGLDGNSCRNPDGDVNGPWCYTTDRNKKWDYCQIPDCAGMDCGTPVTKPKRCFGRIVGGCVSKAHSWPWQISLRTNMGVHFCGGTLVHPQWVLTAAHCLERSKRPAAYKVLLGVHTERANELSKQDKNLDKLILGPNGADIALLKLQSPAIINDKVLPVCLPEKDFIVPSGTECYVTGWGETQGTGGEGVLKETGFPVIENKICNRPSYLNGRVKDHEMCAGNIEGGTDSCQGDSGGPLVCHAQNRYVLQGVTSWGLGCANAMKPGVYARVSKFVDWIDRTIKAN, encoded by the exons ATGGACCTGTGTAAAGTGGCTTTCCTTCTGGGAGCCCTGATCTGCACTG TGAGCGGAACGGAGGTGGACAGCTACGCTAAAACTGAGGGAGCGTGGATCCTGTCTGCGCATAAAAGAGAATACTCCGCAAACAACGTGGCCGAGTGTGCCGCCAAATGTGACGCTGAAACAGCCTTCACATGCAG atCCTTCCTGTACATTCAGAAGGATCAGAACTGttggacagcagcagcaaactCTAAAACAGAGACCATCCTGCGCAGAAGCAGTGCAGCGTTATacgaaaaaaaag AATACCTCCTGGAGTGTGTTAATGGGGTGGGAAAAGATTACAGAGGAACAAAAAGCAGATCAAAAACAGGAAAGGTCTGCCAGAGATGGGAAGCCAAATACCCGCACAGGCCCAA cttcacacCGAGTGAGCATCGCAGAGCGGACTTAGAGTCAAACTTCTGCAGGAACCCCGACGGAGACAGTGGTGGACCCTGGTGCTACACCACCGACGCCAACACCCGCTGGGAGCACTGCAATGTACCGAACTGCACAG AGGAGTGTATTCACTGCAGTGGTGAGAACTACAGAGGGAAAATCTCCACAACAGAAAACGGCTACACCTGCCAACACTGGGACTCCCAGAAACCTCACAACCATGGCTACATCCCCAGCGC TCTTCCAGAGAAATATCTTGAGGAGAATTACTGCAGGAACCCGGATGGAGACCCCAAACCCTGGTGCTTCACTACCAGCCCGTCCAAACGCTGGGACTTCTGCTCCATTCCCCGCTGCA CGTCCGAGCCCCCCACCATCGTCCCGGAGCTGACCTGCGCCACCGGGGAAGGAGGATCGTACCGCGGCACGGTAGCGGTGACGGAGTCCGGGAAAACGTGCCAGAGCTGGTCCACTCAGACTCCACAGAAACACAACCGCTCTCCGGAGAACTACCCCTGCAA AGGCCTGGATAGCAACTACTGTCGTAACCCGGACAATGAGAGGAGGCCCTGGTGCTACACCACCGACACTGAGACTCGCTGGGAGTACTGCACGGTGCCGAGCTGTGGGGATGCAGCTGGACCAG ATGAGCCAGTGATCCCcacggaggaggaggactgtTACGTGGGAGACGGGACGAGTTACAGAGGAGTTACGTCAGAGACCATCAGTGGAAAAAGATGTCAGAGCTGGAGCGCCATGACGCCTCACAGCCACAAAAAAACTCCACAGATCTTCCCCCAAGC GGACCTGAGGAGGAATCTGTGCAGGAACCCTGATGGAGACCGGGCCCCGTGGTGTTACACTACAGACCCCAGTGTCCGCTGGGAGTACTGCAACCTGGAGAAATGCGTCGCCAATCCTTCGGGAGCAGTGAATCCACTGACACCTGTAAACCCTGAGGTCCCCACTCCGGCCACCACACAGAAAG ACTGTAAGATAGGAAATGGAGACACGTACCGGGGTCAGACCTCCTTCACCGTGCTGGGTGTCACCTGCCAGGCCTGGACTGCACAGAGCccccactcacacaacagcTTCACCCCACAAACACACCCCACTAAAGGGCTGGACggaaat agctgcagaaaccCGGATGGAGATGTGAATGGACCTTGGTGCTACACAACTGACAGGAACAAGAAATGGGACTACTGTCAGATCCCCGACTGTG CTGGAATGGATTGCGGGACGCCGGTCACCAAACCCAAGCGTTGTTTCGGTCGGATCGTGGGCGGCTGCGTGTCCAAAGCTCACTCCTGGCCCTGGCAGATCAGCCTCCGGACCAA CATGGGAGTTCATTTCTGTGGAGGAACTCTGGTCCACCCTCAGTGGGTTCTGACTGCTGCTCACTGCCTGGAGAG GTCTAAGCGTCCTGCGGCCTACAAGGTGCTGCTGGGCGTTCACACGGAGCGAGCCAATGAGTTGTCCAAACAGGACAAGAACCTGGATAAGCTGATCTTGGGACCCAACGGAGCTGACATCGCTCTGCTGAAGCTGCAGAG TCCTGCGATAATAAATGACAAAGTGCTGCCGGTGTGTCTGCCGGAGAAGGACTTCATCGTTCCCAGTGGAACCGAGTGCTATGTAACCGGATGGGGAGAAACTCAAg ggacGGGGGGTGAGGGTGTCCTGAAGGAAACAGGTTTTCCCGTGATCGAGAACAAGATCTGTAACCGTCCCTCGTACCTGAACGGCCGAGTCAAAGATCACGAGATGTGTGCCGGAAACATCGAGGGTGGAACCGACAGTTGCCAG ggCGACAGCGGCGGCCCCCTGGTGTGTCACGCTCAGAACCGCTACGTCCTGCAGGGCGTCACATCCTGGGGTCTCGGATGCGCCAACGCCATGAAGCCCGGCGTCTACGCCCGAGTCTCCAAGTTTGTCGACTGGATCGACAGAACCATCAAAGCCAACTGA
- the vgll2a gene encoding transcription cofactor vestigial-like protein 2a isoform X1, which yields MSCLDVMYQVFGPQPYFSSYSPYHHQKLALYSKMQDPQDSRLGPPAIKEEDKELPPGAEYLNSRCVLFTYFQGDISAVVDEHFSRALSHAPAYPASSSHKAVRDGSFPMNQRSFPPSFWNSSYQPSVSSSLGSALSAPHTELPFPGDPYSSASLHSHLHQPSPDSWHPSHHHHHHHHHPYSLGGAIGSQGSAYSRPGVHEMYGTAFDPRYGSLLVPSVRPHHRLTSGSSVPSASPCDLGGKGESGTGSAWSGAFTGAGAEIGLNMDTARYYGGLCSSSSSSSSAALLS from the exons AAACTGGCCTTGTACTCCAAAATGCAAGACCCCCAGGACAGCCGCCTCGGCCCCCCCGCCATCAAAGAGGAGGACAAGGAGTTGCCGCCGGGCGCCGAGTACCTGAACTCCCGCTGCGTCCTCTTCACCTACTTCCAGGGAGACATCAGCGCCGTGGTGGACGAACACTTCAGCCGAGCCCTCAGCCACGCACCTGCATACCCGGCCTCCAGCAGCCACAAGGCCgtaagag ATGGATCATTCCCGATGAACCAGAGAagtttccctccctccttctggAACAGCTCCTACCAGCCGTCGGTGTCCTCCTCACTGGGCAGCGCTCTGTCGGCTCCCCACACAGAGCTCCCCTTCCCTGGGGATCCGTACTCCTCCGCCTCCCTGCACAGCCACCTCCACCAGCCCAGCCCCGACTCCTGGCACCcgtcccaccaccaccaccatcaccaccaccacccctaCTCACTAGGGGGCGCTATAGGCAGCCAGGGCTCGGCGTACTCGCGGCCGGGGGTCCACGAGATGTACGGCACGGCGTTCGATCCCCGCTACGGCTCCCTGCTGGTGCCGTCGGTGAGGCCTCACCACCGCCTGACGTCCGGCAGCTCGGTGCCCAGCGCCTCGCCCTGCGACCTGGGGGGGAAGGGGGAGTCAGGGACGGGCTCGGCCTGGAGCGGCGCCTTCACCGGAGCCGGAGCGGAGATCGGACTCAACATGGACACAG CTCGGTATTACGGAGGactttgcagcagcagcagcagcagcagcagcgcagCCCTGCTGAGCTAA
- the LOC134876842 gene encoding solute carrier family 22 member 2-like: MTTFDDILEEAGKFGRCQKRIFALLCLVSMPWAGVYVGIVFQGFTPDHWCRDPAVVERRQACSWSLMEGRRLTVPLVNSSGSVQPSSCERYQVDWNTTALSCDSQELDLSKIPTTAACKDGWEYDYEGRQSFVTEFHLVCADAWLVDMYQATLNVGFLVGSIAIGYLADRFGRKISFLMSNLLNAVTGIMVAVAPNYVTLLVFRALYGFGVKGGWVAGYVLITELVGVEYRRTVGVLYQMFFSVGILILPLLAYFITDWRWLQVAITAPYFVFLSYYWFIPESPRWLLSQNHKSKAVEITEAMAKENKMTLSKNIENLTDDNADTRTASFMDLIRTPKMRKHTLILSFNWFTSAIVYQGLIMRLGILGGNVYIDFLISGLVEFPAAFLILFTIERIGRRIPFATANIVAGAACFITAMIPDSMFWFKTVVACIGRLGITMSFEMVVFVNTELYPTFVRNFGVSVCSTLCDVGGIVAPFLLYRLAVIWLELPLLIFGSLAFVAGGLVLLLPETRGIPLPDTIDDIENPGRMKENTALRNQQLTNLLPTENISSSTEPATV; encoded by the exons ATGACCACTTTTGACGACATCTTGGAGGAAGCGGGGAAGTTTGGCCGCTGTCAGAAGCGGATCTTCGCCCTGCTGTGCTTGGTGTCCATGCCCTGGGCCGGGGTCTACGTGGGCATCGTCTTCCAGGGTTTCACCCCGGATCACTGGTGCCGGGACCCCGCGGTGGTGGAGAGGAGGCAGGCCTGCAGCTGGAGCCTGATGGAGGGTCGCAGGCTGACAGTGCCTCTTGTGAACAGCTCAGGGTCGGTGCAGCCGAGCAGCTGCGAGCGCTACCAGGTGGACTGGAACACCACGGCTCTCAGCTGTGATTCACAGGAACTGGACCTCAGCAAAATACCAACCACTGCAGCCTGCAAAGACGGCTGGGAGTACGACTATGAGGGGAGACAGTCCTTTGTTACTGAG tttcaCCTGGTGTGTGCAGATGCATGGTTGGTGGATATGTACCAGGCCACGCTCAACGTGGGCTTCCTGGTGGGGAGCATCGCCATCGGCTACCTGGCCGACAG GTTTGGCAGGAAGATCAGCTTCCTGATGTCCAACCTGTTGAACGCGGTCACAGGGATCATGGTGGCCGTGGCTCCGAACTACGTGACTTTACTCGTCTTCAGAGCGCTGTACGGCTTCGGAGTGAAGGGCGGCTGGGTGGCCGGATACGTGCTGA TCACCGAGCTGGTGGGGGTGGAGTACAGGCGCACAGTGGGGGTCCTGTACCAGATGTTCTTCAGCGTCGGCATCCTCATCCTCCCGCTGCTCGCCTACTTCATCACAGACTGGCGCTGGCTGCAGGTCGCCATCACTGCGCCTTACTTCGTCTTCCTGTCATACTACTG GTTTATCCCAGAATCTCCCAGATGGCTCCTCTCCCAGAACCATAAGTCCAAAGCTGTGGAGATCACCGAGGCCATGGCCAAAGAGAACAAGATGACCCTGTCCAAAAACATCGAG AATCTGACCGATGATAACGCAGACACCCGCACCGCCTCCTTCATGGACCTGATCAGAACTCCAAAGATGAGGAAACACACTCTCATCCTCAGCTTCAACTG GTTCACCAGTGCCATCGTGTACCAGGGTCTGATCATGAGGCTGGGCATTCTGGGAGGAAACGTCTACATCGACTTCCTCATCTCCGGCCTGGTGGAGTTCCCCGCTGccttcctcatcctcttcaCCATCGAACGCATCGGCAGACGCATCCCCTTCGCCACCGCCAACATCGTGGCCGGAGCCGCCTGCTTCATCACCGCCATGATCCCCGACA gcATGTTCTGGTTCAAGACGGTGGTGGCCTGCATCGGTCGGCTGGGGATCACCATGTCCTTTGAGATGGTGGTATTTGTGAACACTGAGCTCTACCCAACCTTTGTCAG GAACTTTGGAGTGTCTGTCTGCTCGACTCTGTGTGACGTGGGAGGCATCGTGGCTCCCTTCCTGCTCTACAGACTGGCCGTCATCTGGCTGGAGCTGCCTCTCCTCATCTTCG GGTCTCTGGCTTTCGTGGCCGGGGGTTTGGTGTTGTTGCTTCCGGAGACCAGAGGCATTCCGCTGCCCGACACCATCGACGACATCGAGAACCCAGGGAG gatgAAGGAGAACACTGCCCTGAGGAACCAGCAGCTGACCAACCTGCTGCCCACTGAAAACATCTCGAGCAGCACGGAGCCGGCCACAGTTTAG
- the vgll2a gene encoding transcription cofactor vestigial-like protein 2a isoform X2 encodes MSCLDVMYQVFGPQPYFSSYSPYHHQKLALYSKMQDPQDSRLGPPAIKEEDKELPPGAEYLNSRCVLFTYFQGDISAVVDEHFSRALSHAPAYPASSSHKAVRDGSFPMNQRSFPPSFWNSSYQPSVSSSLGSALSAPHTELPFPGDPYSSASLHSHLHQPSPDSWHPSHHHHHHHHHPYSLGGAIGSQGSAYSRPGVHEMYGTAFDPRYGSLLVPSVRPHHRLTSGSSVPSASPCDLGGKGESGTGSAWSGAFTGAGAEIGLNMDTGLQAQDKSKDLYWF; translated from the exons AAACTGGCCTTGTACTCCAAAATGCAAGACCCCCAGGACAGCCGCCTCGGCCCCCCCGCCATCAAAGAGGAGGACAAGGAGTTGCCGCCGGGCGCCGAGTACCTGAACTCCCGCTGCGTCCTCTTCACCTACTTCCAGGGAGACATCAGCGCCGTGGTGGACGAACACTTCAGCCGAGCCCTCAGCCACGCACCTGCATACCCGGCCTCCAGCAGCCACAAGGCCgtaagag ATGGATCATTCCCGATGAACCAGAGAagtttccctccctccttctggAACAGCTCCTACCAGCCGTCGGTGTCCTCCTCACTGGGCAGCGCTCTGTCGGCTCCCCACACAGAGCTCCCCTTCCCTGGGGATCCGTACTCCTCCGCCTCCCTGCACAGCCACCTCCACCAGCCCAGCCCCGACTCCTGGCACCcgtcccaccaccaccaccatcaccaccaccacccctaCTCACTAGGGGGCGCTATAGGCAGCCAGGGCTCGGCGTACTCGCGGCCGGGGGTCCACGAGATGTACGGCACGGCGTTCGATCCCCGCTACGGCTCCCTGCTGGTGCCGTCGGTGAGGCCTCACCACCGCCTGACGTCCGGCAGCTCGGTGCCCAGCGCCTCGCCCTGCGACCTGGGGGGGAAGGGGGAGTCAGGGACGGGCTCGGCCTGGAGCGGCGCCTTCACCGGAGCCGGAGCGGAGATCGGACTCAACATGGACACAG GTCTGCAGGCACAGGATAAGAGCAAagatttgtattggttttag
- the LOC134876844 gene encoding solute carrier family 22 member 2-like, translated as MATFDDLLEQAGAFGHCQKRVFAMLCLLSLPLSGVYVGIVFQGFTPDHWCRDPALAERRQACGWSQAEARRLMAPIVNSSGSVQPSSCERYEVDWNKTTLSCDPLQLNLSKTAPCKDGWEYEYEGRKSFVTEFNLVCSDAWYVDMYQSTVNVGFLAGSFAFGFFADRFGRNMSFLVSNILNAVAGMVLAFAPNFISILVLRALLGFGVKGGWMSTYVLLTEIVGVEYRRTVGILYQMLFSIGNLVIPLLAFYITDWRWLQVAFTAPYILFISFYWFIPESPRWLISRNNSAKALEITQAIAKENKRNLTHFETLTDVEGDCSSASLMDLFRTPNMRKHTLILMFNWFTTAVVYQGLIMRLGITGGNIYIDFLISGLVEIPAALFILFTIERIGRRIPFASANIVAGAACLITAFIPDSMFWFKMVVACIGRLGITVAFEMVVFVNTELYPTIIRNLGVAVCSTLCDIGGIVSPFLLYRLAAIWLELPLIIFGVVAFIAGGLVLLLPETKGVPLPDTIEDIEFPNKKKKNVMENQQLKKPLNSDLTNNKDTTTV; from the exons ATGGCGACCTTTGATGACCTCTTGGAGCAGGCTGGGGCTTTCGGCCACTGTCAGAAGCGTGTCTTCGCCatgctctgtctgctgtctctgcctctctcggGTGTCTACGTGGGCATCGTCTTCCAGGGTTTCACCCCGGATCACTGGTGCCGGGACCCCGCGCTGGCGGAGAGGAGGCAGGCCTGCGGCTGGAGCCAGGCGGAGGCTCGTAGGCTGATGGCGCCTATAGTGAACAGCTCGGGGTCGGTGCAGCCGAGCAGCTGTGAGCGCTACGAGGTGGACTGGAACAAAACCACTCTCAGCTGTGATCCACTGCAGCTGAATCTCAGCAAAACAGCTCCCTGCAAG GATGGCTGGGAGTACGAGTATGAGGGCAGGAAGTCCTTTGTCActgag TTCAACCTGGTGTGTTCAGACGCTTGGTATGTGGACATGTACCAGTCCACTGTCAACGTGGGATTCCTCGCCGGCAGCTTTGCTTTTGGTTTCTTTGCTGACAG GTTTGGCAGGAATATGAGTTTCCTGGTGTCCAACATCCTGAACGCTGTTGCAGGAATGGTGCTCGCTTTCGCCCCGAACTTCATCTCCATCCTGGTGTTGAGGGCCCTCCTCGGCTTCGGAGTCAAAGGAGGCTGGATGTCCACCTATGTGCTGC TCACAGAGATCGTCGGAGTGGAGTACAGACGGACGGTGGGAATATTGTACCAGATGCTCTTCAGCATCGGTAACCTCGTCATCCCTCTGCTGGCCTTCTACATCACTGACTGGCGCTGGCTGCAGGTCGCCTTCACCGCCCCTtacatcctcttcatctcctttTACTG GTTTATCCCAGAGTCTCCGAGGTGGCTCATCTCTCGGAACAATTCTGCCAAAGCTCTGGAGATCACACAAGCTATAGCTAAAGAGAACAAGAGGAACCTCACACACTTTGAG ACACTGACGGATGTGGAGGGTGACTGCTCCTCCGCCTCTCTGATGGACCTGTTCAGGACTCCAAACATGAGAAAACACACTCTGATCCTCATGTTCAACTG GTTCACCACTGCTGTTGTGTACCAGGGTCTGATCATGAGGTTGGGGATCACAGGAGGAAACATCTACATCGACTTCCTCATCTCCGGCCTGGTCGAGATCCCCGCTgccctcttcatcctcttcaccATCGAACGCATCGGCAGACGCATCCCCTTCGCCTCCGCCAACATCGTGGCCGGAGCCGCCTGCCTGATTACCGCTTTCATCCCTGACA GCATGTTCTGGTTCAAGATGGTGGTGGCCTGCATCGGGCGGCTGGGGATCACCGTGGCCTTTGAGATGGTGGTGTTTGTGAACACTGAGCTCTACCCGACCATTATCCG GAACCTGGGAGTGGCCGTGTGTTCAACCCTGTGTGATATCGGAGGCATCGTGTCTCCCTTCCTGCTCTACAGACTCGCTGCCATCTGGCTGGAGCTGCCTCTCATCATCTTCG GAGTGGTCGCGTTCATAGCCGGAGGACTGGTGTTGTTGCTTCCTGAAACTAAAGGAGTTCCTCTCCCGGACACCATCGAGGACATTGAGTTTCCTAACAA GAAAAAGAAGAATGTCATGGAGAACCAACAACTGAAGAAGCCTTTAAACTCCGACCTGACGAACAACAAGGACACAAcaactgtgtga